The following proteins are co-located in the Ensifer sp. WSM1721 genome:
- a CDS encoding DUF433 domain-containing protein, which produces MSVVAFSRTRPLAGGFYTVSEAARLLKIDNELKIRGWLRGYGGDAGPVIERQYPLRNGTDEIGFYDLMEIRFIEYFRRQKISLQSIRKAAAAARKELGHQHPFALSNIKFVTDRKRIFHLTAEETKDTKLRDIVTGQYAMYDVIEQFLAKGIEFHPASNLPESWRPDPETFPDVVLDPHRAHGLPILAQHGVPTSALFGLWRAEEQNYDAVADWYEIPRDAVVQAVEYELDLAA; this is translated from the coding sequence ATGAGCGTCGTCGCATTCTCCCGAACGCGCCCACTTGCAGGCGGCTTTTACACCGTCAGCGAGGCAGCACGTCTATTGAAAATTGACAACGAGCTCAAAATACGAGGCTGGTTGCGCGGTTACGGCGGCGACGCTGGACCGGTGATCGAGCGGCAGTATCCGCTGCGCAACGGAACGGACGAAATCGGCTTCTATGATTTGATGGAAATACGATTCATTGAGTATTTTCGTCGACAGAAAATCAGTCTGCAAAGCATCAGGAAAGCCGCCGCCGCCGCTCGGAAGGAACTGGGCCACCAACATCCGTTTGCCTTGTCCAACATCAAGTTCGTAACCGACCGGAAGCGAATCTTTCACCTGACTGCCGAGGAAACAAAAGATACCAAGCTGAGGGACATCGTAACCGGCCAGTACGCCATGTACGACGTCATTGAACAGTTCCTCGCGAAAGGAATTGAGTTTCACCCGGCCAGCAATCTTCCAGAATCTTGGCGGCCCGATCCCGAGACATTTCCAGATGTTGTGTTGGATCCACATCGCGCGCACGGCTTGCCGATCCTCGCTCAACACGGCGTGCCTACATCGGCTCTGTTTGGCTTGTGGCGGGCTGAGGAGCAGAATTACGACGCTGTAGCCGACTGGTATGAAATCCCGCGCGATGCCGTTGTGCAGGCGGTCGAATACGAGCTTGACCTCGCCGCATGA
- a CDS encoding ArsR family transcriptional regulator: MMDINDMLRGGGEDDVRNQFDQAWLKRRAALDEVHKVFRKWLSDDYDCDLLDIVLATRASHELDGITVWLLVVSGSGGCKTETVSALRETDVHIISTIASEGALLSASPKKGRAKTATGGLLRVIGGDGVLVVKDFTSILSMQSVTRAPMLAALREIFDGVWVRNVGSDGGQTLTWEGRITLIGACTTSWDEHHGVIATMGDRFALVRFDSSKHRDNSASQSIRNGGREPEMQKELAGAARAVIDGMSREPITMSTQELDTIISIADVVTFARTGVVTDYRGDVVDGHMPEAPTRFAKQLAQLYCGAVAIGHGREKAMALVKRCGHDTIPPSRLMVLLDVEANPGGNVAEIAKRLRKPFSSTKRCASALTVLGLLRAEDRTDGTAGFWLGQRLNTKGFAHLKD; the protein is encoded by the coding sequence ATGATGGACATCAACGACATGCTACGCGGTGGTGGCGAGGATGATGTCCGCAACCAGTTCGATCAGGCATGGCTGAAACGTCGTGCCGCCCTCGACGAGGTGCATAAGGTTTTCAGGAAATGGCTGTCGGACGATTACGACTGCGACCTGCTCGACATCGTTTTGGCCACCCGCGCCAGCCATGAACTCGACGGCATCACGGTGTGGCTGCTCGTCGTCTCCGGCAGTGGCGGCTGCAAGACAGAGACCGTCTCGGCGCTCAGGGAAACGGATGTCCATATCATCTCGACCATCGCCTCCGAAGGCGCGCTGCTGTCGGCGTCGCCGAAGAAAGGGCGGGCGAAGACGGCGACCGGCGGGTTGTTGCGGGTGATCGGCGGCGACGGCGTGCTGGTTGTCAAGGATTTCACCTCGATCCTGTCGATGCAGTCGGTAACACGCGCGCCGATGCTGGCGGCATTGCGCGAGATTTTTGACGGCGTTTGGGTAAGGAACGTCGGCAGCGACGGCGGCCAGACGCTGACGTGGGAAGGCCGCATCACCCTGATCGGCGCATGCACGACCAGCTGGGACGAGCACCACGGCGTCATCGCGACGATGGGTGACAGGTTCGCGCTCGTCCGTTTCGATTCGAGTAAGCATCGCGACAACAGCGCCTCGCAGTCGATCAGGAACGGCGGGCGCGAACCGGAGATGCAGAAGGAACTCGCCGGGGCCGCCAGAGCCGTCATCGACGGTATGAGCCGCGAGCCGATCACAATGAGCACGCAGGAACTGGATACGATCATCAGCATCGCCGACGTAGTCACTTTCGCCCGCACCGGCGTCGTCACCGATTACCGCGGCGATGTCGTCGACGGACATATGCCAGAAGCACCGACCCGCTTCGCCAAGCAACTGGCGCAACTATATTGCGGAGCCGTTGCCATTGGCCACGGGCGCGAAAAAGCGATGGCACTCGTCAAGCGCTGCGGCCACGACACCATACCGCCGTCCAGACTCATGGTGCTCCTCGACGTCGAGGCCAATCCCGGCGGTAACGTCGCCGAGATCGCCAAGCGGCTCCGCAAGCCGTTCAGTTCAACGAAGCGGTGCGCGAGCGCGCTTACGGTGCTCGGGCTGCTGAGAGCCGAGGATCGCACCGATGGCACGGCAGGCTTCTGGCTCGGCCAACGGCTGAACACCAAGGGATTCGCGCATCTGAAGGACTGA
- a CDS encoding toprim domain-containing protein yields MIEYSELSSFLGAATKADAACPLCGPLCRTPANRNRRVLRLWWLSDIAISFHCARCEAKGYAIDFKGKARSDEERQAWKQKVAEARRAETDERKRKQRVVEWLWQQACPVQGTLGETYFRRYRAITCPLPPSMRFVGATARYPAAVLMPFLDAAGRLRGLHLTRLNPDGSKLDKRMLGADTVGCPLVCAEPEGSCHLAITEGIEDALSLFQAVGVAAWAAGSAGRLPALAARVPAWARQVTIVEDDDQPGHNAARELHRRLIRQRRDVVTLSVAEEA; encoded by the coding sequence GTGATCGAGTATTCCGAGCTCTCCTCGTTTCTCGGTGCCGCGACGAAAGCCGACGCGGCCTGTCCGCTGTGCGGGCCGCTCTGCCGCACGCCCGCCAACCGGAACCGTCGGGTGCTGCGGCTCTGGTGGCTATCGGACATTGCCATCTCCTTCCATTGCGCCCGCTGCGAGGCGAAGGGATACGCGATCGACTTCAAGGGGAAGGCGCGGTCGGACGAGGAGCGTCAGGCATGGAAGCAGAAGGTGGCCGAGGCGCGGCGGGCCGAAACCGACGAACGCAAGCGCAAGCAGCGCGTGGTCGAATGGCTGTGGCAGCAGGCCTGTCCGGTCCAAGGCACGCTTGGCGAAACCTATTTCCGCAGATACCGGGCGATCACCTGTCCGCTGCCGCCGTCGATGCGCTTCGTCGGCGCAACCGCCAGATATCCGGCCGCCGTCCTGATGCCGTTCCTCGACGCCGCCGGTCGCTTGCGCGGCCTGCATCTGACGCGGCTCAATCCCGACGGATCGAAGCTCGACAAGAGGATGCTCGGAGCCGATACCGTCGGCTGCCCGCTCGTCTGTGCCGAACCGGAAGGCTCATGCCATCTGGCGATCACCGAGGGCATCGAGGATGCATTGTCGTTGTTCCAGGCGGTCGGCGTCGCCGCATGGGCCGCAGGCTCCGCCGGACGGCTTCCGGCCCTCGCAGCCCGCGTTCCGGCTTGGGCGCGGCAGGTCACCATTGTCGAGGACGACGACCAGCCGGGGCACAACGCCGCGCGCGAGCTTCATCGACGGCTGATCAGGCAACGCCGCGATGTTGTCACTCTGTCAGTGGCGGAGGAGGCATGA
- a CDS encoding helix-turn-helix domain-containing protein, translated as MSYKSRNVREAVTRKFYSVNEKAAVYGVSPSLIRKLIKDGKIPHIRVGERILIPIEANEPPPAA; from the coding sequence ATGTCGTATAAAAGCAGGAATGTACGGGAAGCAGTTACCCGCAAGTTCTATTCTGTCAATGAGAAAGCTGCCGTCTATGGCGTATCGCCGTCGCTTATCCGCAAGCTGATCAAGGATGGAAAGATCCCGCATATCAGGGTCGGCGAACGCATCCTGATCCCGATCGAGGCAAACGAGCCCCCTCCGGCAGCATAG
- a CDS encoding site-specific integrase — MASAVPHRRKGTFMMRWTITDPSTGKLIKKSKLFDGPGGERAAKAEANRLEATERAHGAATAPKTLTFAAYVKDRYMPHCEAHTAASTVRGNRQRLDKAVAIIGDIPLRDVDGVAIDLMTAKLKSAGLAPLMVRHCYDAVRTALRQARRWKLIVGTPWLDAKRPSAPRKRAKVAPLEESYRLSALLRANGRIVAATYVETIADCGGRPGEILALMWDAVDLDRGVIHIWRALERYDRSQYRLKEWPKNEGSIRTIALATKTVEALRELKVWHAENHLKSGGAWPKDGLLFPSNTGELWPVHAAAALINKWARKIGVTSGSYSRRHGMASELLAGGVPVTVVSQRMGHASTKMTLDTYAHVLPDHADAAVDFLNRRNAAPEQGKNKA, encoded by the coding sequence ATGGCCAGCGCAGTACCACATCGCCGCAAAGGCACATTCATGATGCGGTGGACGATCACCGACCCGTCGACCGGCAAGCTCATCAAGAAAAGCAAGCTGTTCGATGGCCCCGGAGGCGAACGGGCGGCGAAGGCCGAAGCGAACCGCCTTGAAGCGACGGAGCGGGCACACGGGGCGGCGACAGCGCCGAAGACGCTGACCTTCGCCGCCTACGTAAAGGATCGCTACATGCCGCACTGCGAGGCCCACACGGCCGCCAGCACCGTCCGCGGCAATCGCCAGCGCCTCGACAAGGCGGTGGCCATCATTGGCGACATCCCGCTGCGCGACGTCGACGGGGTGGCCATCGACCTGATGACAGCGAAGCTCAAGTCGGCGGGCTTGGCACCGCTGATGGTCCGCCATTGCTATGACGCCGTCCGCACGGCATTGCGGCAGGCTCGTCGCTGGAAACTCATCGTCGGCACGCCGTGGCTCGACGCCAAGCGTCCGAGCGCGCCGCGCAAGCGCGCCAAGGTCGCACCACTCGAGGAGAGCTATCGGCTGTCGGCGCTGTTGCGCGCGAACGGACGGATTGTCGCCGCGACCTATGTCGAGACGATCGCCGACTGCGGCGGCAGGCCGGGAGAGATACTGGCTCTGATGTGGGACGCCGTCGATCTCGACAGGGGTGTTATTCACATCTGGCGGGCGCTGGAGCGCTACGACAGGAGCCAGTACCGGCTCAAGGAGTGGCCGAAGAACGAAGGCAGCATCCGCACCATCGCGCTGGCGACCAAGACCGTCGAGGCGTTGCGCGAGCTCAAGGTCTGGCACGCCGAAAACCATCTGAAGTCCGGTGGCGCGTGGCCGAAGGACGGTCTGTTGTTCCCCAGCAACACGGGCGAGCTATGGCCGGTGCACGCGGCAGCGGCGCTCATCAACAAGTGGGCGCGCAAGATTGGCGTCACCAGCGGCAGCTACAGCCGTCGCCACGGCATGGCCTCGGAACTGCTGGCAGGCGGAGTACCTGTCACGGTCGTCTCGCAGCGCATGGGACACGCCTCGACCAAGATGACGCTCGACACCTACGCCCACGTGCTGCCGGACCACGCCGACGCCGCCGTGGACTTCCTGAACCGGCGGAACGCAGCACCTGAACAGGGGAAGAACAAAGCCTGA
- a CDS encoding TetR/AcrR family transcriptional regulator: MDAENPNKRKRTSKANKARRSIREVVAPGGPDGDDGVFFGAVATTAKGKERISQILEAALEIIVEDGFEGMTLRSVARKSGITIGNLQHYYPNHNELLQAVTRYILYHYFAEYDRLAGLYKDDIERQFEETIRFLINDCKSAKTNAIFFSLWAMAQRNPFVSDMMDLMYTDHRRSIEKLLAVVNPNLSPARVPILAALIATQIEGLMLLIAANRPKHVELEGIEEQCMCEILRMAHQAL, encoded by the coding sequence ATGGACGCAGAGAACCCAAATAAAAGAAAAAGGACGTCAAAAGCTAACAAGGCGCGTAGGTCAATCCGCGAAGTCGTGGCTCCCGGAGGCCCCGACGGTGACGACGGCGTGTTTTTTGGCGCGGTTGCTACAACAGCCAAGGGTAAAGAGCGTATAAGCCAAATTCTGGAAGCCGCGCTGGAGATCATCGTTGAAGATGGTTTCGAAGGGATGACTCTTCGATCGGTAGCCCGAAAATCGGGCATAACGATTGGCAACCTGCAGCACTACTATCCGAACCACAATGAGCTGTTGCAGGCGGTAACGCGGTATATTCTCTATCACTATTTCGCCGAGTATGACCGCTTGGCTGGGCTCTATAAGGACGATATCGAACGGCAGTTTGAAGAAACGATCCGGTTCCTGATCAATGATTGCAAATCTGCCAAGACAAACGCAATCTTCTTCAGCCTATGGGCAATGGCTCAGCGAAACCCGTTCGTCTCAGATATGATGGACCTGATGTATACGGACCATCGGCGTTCGATCGAGAAACTGCTTGCGGTTGTAAATCCGAACTTGTCACCCGCCCGAGTGCCTATTTTGGCAGCGCTAATCGCTACTCAGATTGAAGGATTGATGCTGCTGATTGCCGCAAACCGCCCAAAACACGTGGAACTCGAAGGCATTGAAGAACAATGCATGTGCGAGATCCTACGGATGGCCCACCAGGCACTTTGA
- a CDS encoding NAD(P)/FAD-dependent oxidoreductase — MKNSRNLLTRRGLIKAGGSLAAAAPLLASTGTAHAQQEGIDVIVIGGGFAGCTAARELGNAGLKTVILEARPILGGRTHTGEYNKHPTEFGGTWVHWCQPNVWAEMNRYGLGVKESAGAAPDIAAWMVDGKVRTEASNVYLDIFVGAMQKFCDVDGMGGMTVFPQAHAPFATDTWKQYDNMTCVERIEALDATAEEKSLLNSWVAICCHNDPSTAGFVDMLKWYSLGDFNVGLLWDRCGHYKIEEGTAGLIDRLIADGKPEVKLSTAVKKVVQSADSVEVTVESGEVYRAKRVICTVPMNTLKNVEFSPPLMPAKVTASEQKHTGSGLKFYFTIDKNVGNYLASAPHPFPMSMFWTEYAESDTTTLVAFASPTELDLLDPEVLTPYVQQFIPGAKVIDTAGFPWAEDEYIQGTWCFYRKGQFTNALAALQEAEGLVHFASADSANGWRGFIDGAIERGNHVAHAVISELVKA, encoded by the coding sequence ATGAAGAATTCCCGCAACTTATTGACTCGTCGTGGCTTGATCAAAGCAGGTGGTAGTCTAGCCGCCGCGGCCCCGCTTCTGGCATCGACCGGCACCGCACATGCGCAGCAAGAGGGCATCGACGTCATCGTGATCGGCGGCGGTTTCGCCGGATGCACTGCGGCCCGGGAGCTAGGCAACGCCGGTCTGAAAACAGTCATCCTCGAAGCTCGTCCGATTCTCGGTGGCCGGACCCATACGGGCGAATACAACAAACATCCTACCGAGTTCGGCGGAACCTGGGTCCATTGGTGTCAGCCCAATGTCTGGGCGGAAATGAACCGCTATGGTCTCGGCGTGAAGGAAAGTGCTGGTGCGGCCCCCGATATCGCGGCCTGGATGGTCGATGGCAAGGTCCGCACCGAAGCCTCGAACGTCTACCTGGATATTTTTGTCGGCGCGATGCAGAAGTTCTGCGATGTCGACGGCATGGGCGGGATGACCGTCTTCCCTCAGGCTCACGCTCCGTTCGCGACCGACACCTGGAAACAGTACGACAACATGACGTGCGTCGAGCGCATTGAGGCGCTTGACGCGACGGCTGAAGAGAAATCGCTTTTGAACTCCTGGGTGGCGATCTGCTGCCACAATGACCCCTCGACAGCTGGATTCGTCGACATGCTGAAGTGGTATTCGCTCGGCGATTTCAATGTCGGTCTCCTCTGGGATCGTTGCGGGCACTACAAGATCGAGGAAGGCACGGCGGGCCTGATCGATCGTCTGATCGCCGATGGCAAGCCCGAGGTAAAGCTCTCCACAGCCGTAAAGAAGGTTGTGCAGTCCGCCGACAGCGTGGAGGTCACGGTCGAAAGCGGCGAGGTCTATCGTGCGAAGCGCGTGATCTGCACCGTTCCGATGAACACGCTCAAGAACGTTGAATTCAGCCCGCCGCTCATGCCAGCGAAGGTGACAGCATCAGAACAGAAACACACCGGATCGGGTCTCAAGTTCTATTTCACCATTGATAAGAATGTCGGCAATTACTTGGCCTCGGCTCCTCATCCGTTCCCGATGAGCATGTTCTGGACGGAATACGCCGAGAGCGACACGACGACGCTAGTGGCCTTCGCCAGCCCGACGGAACTCGATCTGCTCGATCCGGAAGTCCTTACCCCCTACGTCCAACAGTTTATCCCGGGTGCCAAGGTCATAGACACCGCTGGGTTCCCTTGGGCGGAAGATGAGTACATTCAGGGGACTTGGTGCTTCTATCGAAAAGGTCAGTTCACGAACGCGCTCGCAGCACTTCAGGAAGCTGAGGGACTGGTGCACTTTGCCAGCGCCGACAGTGCTAATGGGTGGCGCGGCTTCATCGACGGGGCGATCGAACGCGGCAACCATGTGGCCCATGCTGTGATTTCCGAACTTGTGAAAGCCTGA
- a CDS encoding nuclear transport factor 2 family protein — protein sequence MNLKTILCAAVVLGAAATSAFASDQGSTAKAVIEQRLNELETYWNGEDAAGLVADLYAEDIVIAGEELPKPAIGREAVKDLVIHLIDAFPKAEVTVERMASESDEQIGTWVLWTLPGADASASATTVRSLFLWTKEGEKWVIKADMYSFGGY from the coding sequence ATGAACTTGAAAACCATTCTGTGCGCCGCCGTCGTTCTTGGAGCCGCTGCTACGAGTGCATTCGCGTCGGATCAGGGCTCAACGGCCAAAGCTGTTATTGAACAGAGGTTGAATGAACTTGAGACCTACTGGAACGGGGAGGACGCTGCTGGCCTAGTAGCAGACCTTTATGCCGAGGACATTGTTATTGCGGGTGAGGAACTTCCCAAGCCTGCCATCGGCCGGGAAGCTGTCAAAGACTTGGTGATCCACCTCATCGACGCTTTTCCGAAAGCAGAGGTCACGGTTGAGCGCATGGCTTCCGAAAGTGACGAGCAAATCGGGACATGGGTCCTCTGGACGCTCCCAGGTGCGGATGCAAGTGCTTCGGCCACAACTGTTCGCTCTCTTTTCCTTTGGACGAAGGAAGGCGAGAAGTGGGTCATTAAGGCCGACATGTATTCATTCGGCGGCTACTGA
- a CDS encoding cytochrome c family protein: MFGRCKACHVEDAERNAVGPHLLGVVGRPIAGISTFRYSSALTKYAQDGKVWDEGLLTDFLKAPRKTVPSTKMAFAGLKNDSDVRNVIAYLKSLRR; the protein is encoded by the coding sequence GTGTTTGGACGATGTAAAGCATGCCATGTGGAGGATGCCGAGCGTAATGCTGTAGGGCCTCACCTCCTTGGTGTCGTCGGTCGTCCAATCGCTGGCATAAGTACGTTTCGCTACTCATCGGCTCTGACAAAGTACGCTCAAGATGGCAAGGTCTGGGATGAGGGCTTACTAACAGACTTCCTGAAGGCTCCCAGGAAGACTGTCCCAAGCACAAAAATGGCATTTGCTGGACTTAAAAATGACAGCGACGTTAGAAACGTGATTGCCTACCTGAAGTCTCTTAGGCGTTGA
- the cysN gene encoding sulfate adenylyltransferase subunit CysN — MTAPALANAALDETAVALPVQETARVVRDTRPLRLITCGSVDDGKSTLIGRLLWDTKAVKEDQAASLQRDSSGKQNDLGLPDFALLLDGLQAEREQGITIDVAYRYFSTDKRSFIVADTPGHEQYTRNMATGASTADLAVLLVDARVGLLEQTRRHATIATLMGIRQFVLAVNKIDLTNYDRARFDQISHEFKELALSLGVRQVTAIPVSALKGENVVYDGRASMPWYDGPTLIKVLELATTRSAQTVGFRLPVQRVSRPGESFRGYQGTVSGGSVKPGDSVVILPSGMVANVTKIVTFDLVRNAAVAGDAITLVLDRQVDVSRGDVIASIDSQPMIGLAFDAQLVALQAEGIQPGKRYWLKSGSRRQRVQVQPISQLELKSGKWNHADELPMNAIGKVHLAFDEQAIFDTYEQNRTTGAFILIDPDTNNTVAGGMITAKRAALGGIHTEESRVILSLPADLADQLMATEFFANRREDVEVRRVTAAKAVEIIDTIDE, encoded by the coding sequence ATGACTGCACCGGCACTCGCGAACGCAGCCTTGGACGAAACCGCCGTTGCCCTCCCGGTGCAGGAGACGGCGCGGGTCGTGCGCGACACCCGTCCCCTTCGCCTCATCACCTGCGGCAGCGTCGATGATGGCAAGTCGACGCTGATCGGCCGGCTGCTCTGGGACACCAAGGCGGTCAAGGAAGACCAGGCGGCAAGCCTTCAGCGCGATTCGAGCGGCAAGCAGAACGATCTCGGCCTGCCGGACTTCGCGCTGTTGCTCGATGGCCTGCAAGCCGAGCGCGAACAGGGCATCACCATCGATGTCGCCTATCGCTATTTCTCGACCGACAAGCGCTCCTTCATCGTCGCCGACACGCCCGGCCACGAGCAATATACGCGTAACATGGCGACCGGCGCCTCGACCGCCGACCTCGCCGTGCTGCTCGTCGATGCGCGTGTCGGGCTGCTCGAGCAGACCCGTCGCCATGCGACGATCGCGACGCTGATGGGCATCCGCCAGTTCGTGCTCGCCGTCAACAAGATCGACCTTACGAATTACGACCGCGCCCGCTTCGACCAGATTTCGCACGAGTTCAAGGAACTGGCGCTGTCACTCGGCGTGCGCCAGGTGACCGCGATCCCGGTCTCGGCGCTCAAAGGCGAGAACGTCGTCTATGACGGCCGCGCCTCGATGCCCTGGTATGATGGCCCCACTCTGATCAAGGTTCTGGAGCTCGCGACAACCCGCTCGGCCCAGACCGTCGGCTTTCGCCTGCCGGTGCAGCGCGTGTCGCGTCCCGGCGAAAGCTTTCGCGGCTATCAGGGCACGGTTTCCGGCGGCTCGGTGAAGCCCGGCGATTCCGTCGTCATCCTGCCATCGGGCATGGTGGCGAACGTCACCAAGATCGTCACCTTCGACCTCGTGCGCAACGCGGCGGTCGCCGGCGACGCGATCACGCTGGTGCTTGACCGGCAGGTGGATGTCTCCCGCGGCGATGTGATCGCGTCGATCGACAGCCAGCCGATGATCGGCCTCGCCTTCGACGCGCAGCTCGTCGCTCTGCAGGCGGAAGGCATCCAGCCCGGCAAGCGCTACTGGTTGAAATCCGGCAGCCGCCGCCAGCGCGTGCAGGTGCAGCCGATAAGCCAGCTCGAGCTCAAGAGCGGCAAGTGGAATCATGCGGACGAGCTGCCGATGAACGCCATTGGCAAGGTGCATCTCGCCTTCGACGAACAGGCGATCTTCGACACCTACGAGCAGAACCGCACGACCGGCGCTTTCATCCTGATCGACCCGGACACCAACAACACGGTCGCCGGTGGCATGATCACCGCCAAGCGCGCCGCACTCGGCGGCATCCACACCGAGGAGAGCCGCGTAATCCTGTCGCTGCCGGCCGACCTCGCCGATCAGTTGATGGCAACGGAGTTCTTCGCCAACCGCCGCGAAGACGTGGAGGTCCGCCGCGTCACGGCCGCCAAAGCGGTCGAGATCATCGACACGATCGACGAGTGA
- the cysD gene encoding sulfate adenylyltransferase subunit CysD codes for MPHTHPETELHNPQSTKPPLDPHLKALENEAIHIFREVAAEFERPVMLYSIGKDSSVLLHLARKAFYPGRVPFPLLHVDTGWKFHEMIAFRDEMVEKYDLDLVVHTNPRGAAENITPFTHGSALYTDIMKTEALRQALDAGQYDAAFGGARRDEEASRAKERIYSFRTPDHRWDPRNQRPELWNIYNGMIRKGESVRAFPLSNWTEVDIWRYIQAEEIPIVPLYFAKKRPIVERDGMMILAEDPRLELLPGEAKREDVIRFRTLGCFPLTGAIRSSATTLDDIISELETATVSERQGRAIDRDQAGSMEKKKREGYF; via the coding sequence ATGCCCCATACTCATCCGGAAACGGAACTGCATAACCCGCAGAGCACGAAGCCGCCGCTCGACCCGCATCTGAAGGCGCTCGAAAACGAAGCGATCCACATCTTCCGTGAGGTCGCCGCGGAATTCGAGCGGCCGGTGATGCTTTATTCGATCGGCAAGGATTCGTCGGTGCTCCTGCACTTGGCACGCAAGGCCTTCTATCCCGGCCGCGTGCCCTTCCCGCTGCTCCATGTCGACACCGGCTGGAAGTTCCACGAGATGATCGCCTTCCGCGACGAGATGGTCGAGAAGTACGACCTCGACCTCGTCGTCCACACCAATCCGCGCGGTGCGGCCGAGAACATCACCCCTTTCACGCATGGCTCGGCGCTTTATACCGACATCATGAAGACCGAGGCACTGCGCCAGGCGCTCGACGCCGGACAGTACGACGCTGCTTTCGGCGGCGCGCGCCGCGATGAGGAGGCGAGCCGCGCCAAGGAACGCATCTACTCGTTCCGCACGCCGGATCACCGCTGGGACCCGCGCAACCAGCGCCCGGAGCTCTGGAACATCTATAACGGCATGATCCGCAAGGGCGAGAGCGTGCGTGCCTTCCCGCTCTCCAACTGGACCGAGGTCGACATCTGGCGCTACATCCAGGCGGAAGAGATCCCGATCGTACCGCTCTATTTCGCCAAGAAGCGCCCGATCGTCGAACGCGACGGCATGATGATTCTTGCCGAAGACCCGCGTCTCGAGCTGCTTCCGGGCGAGGCCAAGCGCGAGGACGTTATCCGCTTCCGCACGCTCGGTTGCTTCCCGCTGACCGGCGCTATCCGCTCCAGCGCAACCACGCTCGACGACATCATTTCCGAACTTGAAACCGCGACCGTCTCCGAACGCCAAGGCCGCGCCATCGACCGCGACCAGGCCGGCTCGATGGAAAAGAAGAAACGCGAAGGATATTTCTGA
- a CDS encoding phosphoadenylyl-sulfate reductase encodes MTTQSLEAKAKALNEKLEGLDLAGRLALVAGLEGRAVFTTSLGIEDQLITAAIGTHRLDIEVSTLKTGRLFNETVALIDKTEETYGILIKRYYPEKADIEAYVAQYGMNGFYESVEARHACCGVRKLKPLARALEGASYWITGLRRGQSGNRAATPFAEADAERDLIKINPLADWDIETIRAHVAAEAIPVNPLHGRGYPSIGCEPCTRAIKPGEPERAGRWWWENDEKRECGLHVAEAASSVIPNASNAA; translated from the coding sequence ATGACTACGCAATCCCTCGAAGCCAAAGCGAAGGCTCTCAACGAGAAGCTCGAAGGCCTGGATCTTGCCGGCCGGCTGGCGCTCGTCGCCGGGCTCGAAGGCCGCGCGGTCTTCACGACGTCGCTCGGCATCGAGGATCAGCTGATCACCGCCGCGATCGGCACCCACCGCCTAGACATCGAGGTCTCGACGCTGAAGACCGGCCGCCTGTTCAACGAGACGGTCGCGCTCATCGACAAGACCGAGGAGACCTACGGCATCCTGATCAAGCGCTATTATCCCGAAAAAGCCGATATCGAAGCCTATGTCGCGCAATATGGTATGAATGGTTTCTATGAAAGTGTCGAGGCAAGGCATGCCTGCTGCGGCGTGCGCAAGCTGAAGCCGCTTGCTCGCGCGCTCGAAGGGGCAAGCTACTGGATCACGGGTCTCCGCCGCGGCCAGTCGGGCAACCGTGCCGCCACCCCCTTTGCGGAAGCTGACGCCGAGCGTGACTTGATCAAGATCAATCCGCTGGCGGACTGGGATATCGAGACGATCCGTGCCCATGTCGCGGCAGAAGCCATTCCCGTCAATCCCCTGCACGGCCGCGGTTATCCGTCGATCGGCTGCGAGCCCTGCACGCGCGCCATCAAGCCCGGCGAGCCCGAGCGCGCCGGCCGCTGGTGGTGGGAGAACGACGAGAAGCGCGAGTGCGGTCTGCACGTCGCTGAAGCGGCCTCCTCCGTCATCCCGAACGCCAGCAATGCCGCTTGA